In the Chloroflexia bacterium SDU3-3 genome, one interval contains:
- a CDS encoding ABC transporter substrate-binding protein, with protein MTAHDQAVPDLPQISRRVFLRRVGASLAGVAAAGLPFASTQAAPAASLPIAVIVPESPRVVGIGTQLLRGMSAASPELAITPFTYQRPTQALGAAREAAASGQFAAVVGMLSHHHAADIGPALQASGVPLIVADMGANMPRPGQDAPYVLRSSLGMWQAAWALGSHAARTQGREAIVASSLYESGYDLLFAFRQGFEQAGGTIVASHVTHVAGQDGLGALYERVRAERPSLVAAFYSGSEAEAFVAGYREAGLATPLVGLAPLAEAAALPAGTLTAATWSPDLASGGAAQFQRAYQAAHGHAPDAYAALGYDTAKLLAHARRQGGALRDSLASIWLTGARGPLALAHQGAAGTLPIFLRATDGVHTTTIGQLAAPAEAAVAQALAGIGAKTGWLGAYLSL; from the coding sequence ATGACGGCCCACGACCAAGCTGTCCCTGATCTGCCGCAGATCAGCCGTAGGGTGTTCCTCCGCCGGGTCGGCGCATCATTGGCTGGCGTCGCAGCCGCCGGGCTGCCCTTCGCCAGCACCCAGGCGGCCCCAGCCGCATCGCTTCCGATCGCTGTAATTGTTCCCGAATCACCTCGTGTTGTTGGAATCGGCACGCAGCTGCTGCGCGGGATGTCCGCTGCCAGCCCCGAGCTTGCGATCACCCCGTTCACCTACCAGCGGCCCACGCAGGCCCTCGGGGCCGCCCGCGAGGCCGCCGCATCCGGCCAGTTTGCCGCCGTCGTCGGCATGCTGAGCCACCACCACGCCGCCGACATCGGCCCCGCGCTGCAGGCCAGCGGGGTGCCGCTGATCGTGGCCGACATGGGGGCCAACATGCCCCGGCCCGGCCAGGATGCGCCCTACGTGCTGCGCAGCTCGCTGGGCATGTGGCAGGCCGCATGGGCCTTGGGCAGCCACGCCGCCCGCACCCAGGGCCGCGAGGCCATCGTGGCCAGCAGCCTGTACGAGAGCGGCTACGACCTGCTGTTCGCCTTCCGCCAGGGCTTCGAGCAGGCGGGCGGCACAATCGTGGCCAGCCACGTGACCCACGTGGCCGGGCAGGATGGCCTGGGCGCGCTGTACGAGCGCGTGCGCGCCGAGCGCCCATCCCTGGTGGCGGCCTTCTACTCGGGCAGCGAGGCCGAGGCGTTCGTGGCTGGCTACCGCGAGGCCGGGCTGGCCACCCCGCTGGTGGGGCTCGCCCCGCTGGCCGAGGCCGCCGCGCTACCCGCAGGCACGCTCACCGCCGCCACGTGGTCGCCCGACCTAGCCAGCGGCGGGGCGGCCCAGTTCCAGCGGGCCTACCAGGCCGCCCACGGCCATGCCCCCGACGCCTACGCCGCGCTGGGCTACGACACCGCCAAGCTGCTGGCCCACGCCCGCCGCCAGGGCGGCGCGCTACGCGACAGCCTGGCCAGCATATGGCTGACCGGCGCACGCGGGCCGCTGGCGCTGGCCCACCAGGGCGCGGCTGGCACGCTGCCGATCTTTCTGCGCGCCACCGACGGCGTGCACACCACCACCATCGGCCAGCTGGCCGCACCCGCCGAGGCCGCCGTGGCCCAGGCGCTCGCGGGCATCGGGGCCAAAACCGGCTGGCTCGGCGCATACCTCTCCCTCTAG
- a CDS encoding phage tail protein → MSEPYLAEIRVVSFNFPPKGWAFCNGQLLSINQNQALFSLLGTTYGGNGQTTFALPDFRGRVPMHFGNSWTLGQRAGEEFHTVTLPEMPTHSHQLRASSAPADTRVPTNNYWASMSGAYSTGAANTLMRSNDIGSTGGSQPHENRMPFLTVTFIIALQGIFPSQS, encoded by the coding sequence ATGTCCGAGCCATATCTCGCCGAGATCCGCGTGGTCTCGTTTAACTTTCCGCCAAAGGGCTGGGCCTTCTGCAACGGCCAGCTGCTGTCGATCAACCAGAACCAGGCGCTGTTCTCGCTGCTGGGCACCACCTACGGCGGCAATGGCCAGACCACCTTCGCCCTGCCCGACTTCCGAGGCCGTGTGCCGATGCACTTTGGCAACAGCTGGACGCTGGGCCAGCGCGCTGGCGAGGAGTTCCACACGGTCACGCTGCCCGAGATGCCGACGCACAGCCACCAGCTGCGGGCATCCAGCGCGCCCGCCGACACGCGGGTGCCCACCAACAACTACTGGGCCAGCATGAGCGGGGCTTACAGCACCGGCGCGGCCAACACCCTGATGCGCAGCAACGACATCGGCAGCACCGGCGGATCGCAGCCCCATGAGAATCGCATGCCATTCCTAACCGTTACGTTCATCATCGCCCTTCAGGGGATCTTCCCGTCGCAGAGCTAG
- a CDS encoding molybdopterin oxidoreductase family protein: MDNAMTATHCPYCALQCGMELAPHVGSITVAPRMFPTNNGGLCQKGWTSADLLDHPDRITTPLVRDAKGGPLRPASWEEALARVSAGLLSTQQHHGQQAVGVFGGGGLTNEKAYLLGKFARVALRTPNIDYNGRFCMSSAAAASIRALGMDRGLPFPLADIAHTDAILLIGSNAAATMPPVMQYFDAQLQRGGRLIVVDPRATPTAKKATLHIQLTPGSDIALAHGLLHIALRDGLVDEAFIAGRTSGFAELRRVVGAYWPERVERLTGVPVRQLEQAAHILGEASTAMVLTARGPEQQSKGVDTVLSYINLALALGKAGRPLCGYGCLTGQGNGQGGREHGQKADQLPGYRSLANPAHRAHVARVWGTDPELLPPPGRSAYELLDALGPGGVRALLVFGSNIVVSAPNAGHIRQRLESLDMLVVADMVLSETAAMADVVLPTAQWAEETGTMTNLEGRVLLRQAACRPPEGVRTDTEIIAALAAALGCGDMFPHEPEAIFHELRAASAGGVADYSGITYQRIAAEDGVFWPCPAPDHPGTPRLFFDRFATDDGLARFHAVEHRPAAEEPSAAFPLILTTGRVMAQYQSGAQTRRIAALAKAEPQPFVELHPALAASLGIASGDLVVVASSRGRATLRARLSPDIRMDTVFAPFHWGGAGSINLLTSPALDPISRMPEFKVCAVRVEKLTLPDDSSSVSA; encoded by the coding sequence ATGGACAACGCCATGACTGCGACTCACTGCCCGTACTGCGCGCTTCAGTGTGGGATGGAGCTTGCCCCCCATGTCGGCTCGATCACGGTCGCGCCGCGCATGTTCCCCACCAACAACGGCGGCCTCTGCCAGAAGGGCTGGACATCCGCCGACCTGCTCGATCACCCCGACCGCATCACCACGCCCTTGGTGCGCGATGCCAAGGGCGGCCCCCTGCGCCCTGCCAGCTGGGAAGAGGCGCTGGCCCGCGTGTCGGCAGGGCTGCTGTCCACCCAGCAGCACCACGGCCAGCAGGCGGTGGGCGTGTTCGGCGGCGGTGGCCTGACCAACGAGAAGGCCTACCTGCTCGGCAAGTTCGCGCGGGTGGCGCTGCGCACGCCGAACATCGACTACAACGGTCGCTTCTGCATGTCCTCCGCCGCTGCGGCCTCCATCCGCGCCCTGGGCATGGATCGCGGCCTACCCTTCCCGCTGGCTGATATCGCCCATACCGATGCCATCCTGCTGATCGGCAGCAACGCCGCCGCCACCATGCCGCCGGTGATGCAGTACTTCGACGCCCAGCTCCAGCGCGGCGGGCGGCTGATCGTGGTCGACCCGCGCGCCACGCCTACCGCCAAGAAGGCCACGCTGCACATCCAGCTCACCCCCGGCAGCGACATCGCCCTGGCCCACGGCCTGCTGCACATCGCCCTGCGCGACGGCCTCGTCGACGAGGCCTTTATCGCCGGGCGCACCAGCGGCTTCGCCGAGCTGCGCCGCGTGGTCGGCGCGTACTGGCCCGAGCGCGTCGAGCGCCTGACCGGCGTGCCGGTGCGCCAGCTGGAGCAGGCCGCCCACATCCTGGGCGAGGCCAGCACGGCCATGGTGCTCACCGCGCGCGGCCCCGAGCAGCAGAGCAAGGGCGTGGACACGGTGCTGTCCTACATCAACCTGGCGCTGGCGCTGGGCAAGGCGGGCCGCCCGCTGTGCGGCTACGGCTGCCTCACCGGCCAGGGCAACGGCCAGGGCGGGCGCGAGCACGGCCAGAAGGCCGACCAGCTGCCGGGCTACCGTAGCCTGGCCAACCCCGCGCACCGTGCCCACGTCGCCCGCGTCTGGGGCACCGACCCCGAGCTGCTGCCGCCGCCGGGCCGCTCGGCCTACGAGCTGCTCGATGCGCTGGGGCCGGGCGGCGTGCGCGCGCTGCTGGTCTTCGGCTCGAACATCGTGGTCTCGGCACCCAACGCGGGACACATCCGCCAGCGGCTGGAGTCGCTCGACATGCTGGTGGTGGCCGACATGGTGCTCTCCGAGACCGCCGCCATGGCCGATGTGGTGCTGCCCACCGCCCAGTGGGCCGAGGAGACCGGCACCATGACCAACCTAGAGGGCCGCGTGCTGCTGCGCCAGGCCGCCTGCCGCCCGCCCGAGGGCGTGCGCACCGACACCGAGATCATCGCGGCGCTGGCGGCGGCCCTGGGCTGCGGCGACATGTTCCCCCACGAGCCAGAGGCGATCTTCCACGAGCTGCGGGCCGCCAGCGCTGGCGGCGTGGCCGACTATAGCGGCATCACCTACCAGCGCATCGCCGCCGAGGACGGCGTGTTCTGGCCCTGCCCCGCCCCCGACCACCCCGGCACGCCCCGCCTGTTTTTCGACCGCTTCGCCACCGACGACGGCCTGGCCCGCTTCCACGCGGTCGAGCACCGCCCCGCCGCCGAGGAGCCATCCGCCGCCTTCCCGCTCATCCTTACCACCGGGCGGGTGATGGCCCAGTACCAGTCGGGCGCGCAGACCCGCCGGATCGCCGCGCTGGCCAAGGCCGAGCCGCAGCCCTTTGTCGAGCTGCACCCCGCGCTGGCCGCCAGCCTGGGCATCGCCAGCGGCGACCTGGTGGTGGTGGCCAGCAGCCGTGGCCGCGCCACCCTGCGCGCGCGGCTCAGCCCCGACATCCGCATGGATACGGTGTTCGCACCATTTCACTGGGGCGGCGCGGGCAGCATCAACCTGCTCACCAGCCCCGCGCTCGACCCCATATCGCGTATGCCCGAGTTCAAAGTCTGCGCGGTGCGCGTTGAGAAGCTGACCTTGCCTGACGATAGTTCGAGCGTGAGTGCATAG
- a CDS encoding NAD(P)/FAD-dependent oxidoreductase: MMQKKQLVVIGNGMAGARAVEEIVARGGNDIFEITMIGDEPYGNYNRILLSNVLNGTQRSEEIFLNPLEWYETNQVRLLAGVRATAIHRATRTVELADKTQVPYDQLLIATGSSPFVPPMDGLRTPDGKLKPGAFVFRTIDDCTRIAEWAQESRSAVVIGGGLLGLEAARGLTTYGCDVHVIQIMPYLMNQQLDMSSGTMLKYSMEQMGIHVHVGVATEKLLGKERIEGLAFKDGSKLACDMVVISAGIRPNVDLAKDAGLMVDRAIMVDDQLRTSDSRIFAVGECVQHRSVVYGLVAPLWEQAKVLAEHLTGRNPQAAYLGSKLATKLKVMGVELASMGVVEPRDDRDEVVQFSEPRRGRYKKLIIRENRLAGAILLGDTAKAGSLMQMFDRETPLPEDRAALLFDLGQAAQQSVGDLPDDTQICNCNGVSKGAIRACVLAGKRSPKAVMDATRAGMGCGSCKSNVAKLVEHFCEGEMVEDPSAHYYVPGVPLAKPELVEAITARGLRSVSAVFATLAGGLEDPASKPGLASLLKTIWGAEYEDERDARFINDRVHGNIQRDGTFSVVPQMPGGVTTPADLRRIAEVAEKYQVPLVKLTGGQRIDLLGIRKDDLPNVWADLGMPSGYAYAKSFRTCKSCVGTDFCRYGLGDSMGLAKEIEQRFHGLESPAKIKMGTTGCPRNCSEAYIKDVGAVAIEGGRWELYVGGAGGAHVRKGDLLCTVETHADVLKYAGRFIQYYRENAKYLERTYGFVERVGIAKIRAVVVDDAEGIAERLDAAMQHSVDAYTDPWLEAHRPKTANQFASTIPLVAAHEGSL, translated from the coding sequence ATGATGCAGAAAAAACAGCTTGTGGTGATCGGCAATGGTATGGCGGGCGCTCGCGCCGTCGAGGAGATCGTGGCGCGCGGCGGCAACGATATATTCGAGATCACGATGATCGGCGACGAGCCGTATGGCAACTACAACCGCATCCTGCTCTCCAACGTGCTGAACGGCACCCAGCGCTCCGAGGAGATCTTCCTCAACCCGCTGGAGTGGTACGAGACCAACCAGGTGCGCCTGCTGGCCGGGGTGCGCGCCACCGCCATCCACCGCGCCACCCGCACGGTGGAGCTGGCCGATAAGACCCAGGTTCCCTACGACCAGCTGCTGATCGCCACCGGCAGCAGCCCCTTCGTGCCGCCCATGGATGGCCTGCGCACGCCGGATGGCAAGCTCAAGCCCGGCGCGTTCGTGTTCCGCACCATCGACGACTGCACCCGCATCGCCGAGTGGGCGCAGGAGAGCCGCAGCGCCGTGGTGATCGGCGGCGGCCTGCTGGGCCTGGAGGCGGCGCGCGGCCTCACCACCTACGGCTGCGATGTGCACGTCATTCAGATCATGCCCTACCTGATGAACCAGCAGCTCGACATGTCCTCTGGCACCATGCTCAAGTACAGCATGGAGCAGATGGGCATCCACGTGCATGTGGGCGTGGCCACCGAGAAGCTGCTGGGCAAGGAGCGGATCGAGGGCCTGGCCTTCAAAGATGGCAGCAAGCTGGCCTGCGATATGGTGGTGATCTCGGCTGGCATCCGCCCGAATGTCGATCTGGCCAAGGATGCCGGGCTGATGGTCGACCGTGCGATTATGGTGGATGACCAGCTGCGCACCAGCGACTCGCGGATCTTCGCCGTGGGCGAGTGCGTGCAGCACCGCAGCGTGGTCTACGGCCTGGTCGCGCCGCTGTGGGAGCAGGCCAAGGTGCTGGCCGAGCACCTGACAGGCCGCAACCCGCAGGCCGCCTACCTCGGCTCCAAGCTGGCCACCAAGCTCAAGGTGATGGGCGTGGAGCTGGCCTCCATGGGCGTGGTCGAGCCGCGCGACGACCGCGACGAGGTGGTGCAGTTCTCCGAGCCACGGCGCGGGCGCTACAAGAAGCTGATCATCCGCGAGAACCGGCTGGCCGGGGCCATCCTTCTGGGCGACACGGCCAAGGCCGGCAGCCTGATGCAGATGTTCGACCGCGAGACGCCGCTGCCCGAGGACCGCGCGGCGCTGCTGTTCGACCTGGGCCAGGCGGCCCAGCAGAGCGTGGGCGACCTGCCCGACGACACCCAGATCTGCAACTGCAACGGCGTGAGCAAGGGCGCGATCCGCGCCTGCGTGCTGGCGGGCAAGCGCAGCCCCAAGGCCGTGATGGACGCCACCCGCGCAGGCATGGGCTGCGGCTCGTGTAAATCCAATGTGGCCAAGCTGGTCGAGCACTTCTGCGAGGGCGAGATGGTCGAGGATCCCTCGGCGCACTACTACGTGCCCGGCGTGCCGCTGGCCAAGCCCGAGCTGGTCGAGGCGATCACCGCGCGCGGCCTGCGCTCGGTCTCCGCCGTGTTCGCCACGCTGGCTGGCGGCCTCGAAGATCCGGCCAGCAAGCCCGGCCTGGCCTCGCTGCTCAAGACGATCTGGGGGGCCGAGTACGAGGATGAGCGCGACGCCCGCTTCATCAACGACCGCGTGCACGGCAACATCCAGCGCGATGGCACCTTCTCGGTGGTGCCCCAGATGCCCGGCGGCGTCACCACGCCCGCCGACCTGCGCCGGATCGCCGAGGTGGCCGAGAAGTACCAGGTGCCGCTGGTCAAGCTCACCGGCGGGCAGCGCATCGACCTGCTGGGCATCCGCAAGGACGACCTGCCGAATGTCTGGGCCGACCTAGGCATGCCCTCGGGCTACGCCTACGCCAAGTCGTTCCGCACCTGCAAGAGCTGCGTCGGCACCGACTTCTGCCGCTACGGCCTGGGCGACAGCATGGGCCTGGCCAAGGAGATCGAGCAGCGCTTCCACGGCCTGGAAAGCCCGGCCAAGATCAAGATGGGCACCACCGGCTGCCCGCGCAACTGCTCCGAGGCCTATATAAAGGATGTCGGCGCGGTGGCGATCGAGGGCGGGCGCTGGGAGCTGTACGTGGGCGGCGCGGGCGGCGCGCATGTGCGCAAGGGCGACCTGCTGTGCACCGTGGAGACCCACGCCGATGTGCTGAAGTATGCCGGGCGCTTTATCCAGTACTACCGCGAGAACGCCAAGTACCTTGAGCGCACCTACGGCTTTGTCGAGCGCGTGGGCATCGCCAAGATCCGCGCCGTGGTGGTGGATGATGCCGAGGGCATTGCCGAGCGGCTGGATGCGGCGATGCAGCACTCGGTGGATGCCTACACCGATCCCTGGCTGGAGGCCCACCGCCCCAAGACCGCAAACCAGTTTGCCTCCACCATCCCGCTGGTGGCCGCGCATGAAGGGAGCCTGTAA
- a CDS encoding phage tail protein, with protein sequence MATPYIGEIRMFAGSFAPAGWAFCDGRLLAISENDALFNLIGTTYGGDGQSTFALPDLRGRAPVHFGTLSGGQTYIIGQQAGVEQVTLITTQIPAHTHAPQATTNNGDTDSPEGARWARVTNNPPYRDQDPNVTMGTAGTAISGSVGGSQPHDNMQPYLTISFIISLYGIFPSQT encoded by the coding sequence ATGGCAACCCCCTATATCGGCGAGATCCGCATGTTCGCAGGCAGCTTCGCCCCCGCCGGGTGGGCGTTCTGCGACGGCAGACTGCTTGCGATCTCGGAGAACGACGCCCTGTTTAACCTGATCGGCACTACCTACGGCGGCGATGGGCAGAGCACCTTCGCCCTGCCCGACCTGCGCGGGCGCGCGCCGGTGCACTTTGGCACGCTGAGCGGCGGGCAGACTTACATCATCGGCCAGCAGGCCGGAGTAGAGCAAGTCACCCTGATCACCACGCAGATCCCCGCGCACACCCACGCGCCCCAGGCCACCACCAACAACGGCGATACCGACTCGCCCGAGGGCGCGCGCTGGGCGCGCGTGACCAACAACCCGCCCTACCGCGACCAGGACCCCAACGTGACCATGGGCACAGCGGGCACGGCGATCAGCGGCAGCGTGGGCGGCTCGCAGCCGCACGACAATATGCAGCCCTACCTGACGATCAGCTTCATCATCTCGCTGTACGGCATCTTCCCAAGCCAGACATAG
- the nirD gene encoding nitrite reductase small subunit NirD: protein MSIPQVHTIGSIAQIPAGEGRTFDLDGRKIAVFHTRSGQVYAVDAVCPHRGGPLADGLVGGETVICPLHGWKFDLRTGETANGSCAVRAFSVSLAADGEISILIDESAEVGV from the coding sequence ATGTCGATACCGCAAGTCCACACTATTGGATCTATTGCACAAATACCTGCGGGCGAGGGCCGTACATTTGATCTAGATGGCCGCAAGATCGCGGTGTTCCACACCCGCTCGGGCCAGGTCTACGCGGTGGATGCGGTCTGCCCGCATCGCGGCGGGCCGCTTGCCGATGGCCTGGTGGGCGGCGAGACGGTGATCTGCCCGCTGCACGGCTGGAAGTTCGACCTGCGCACTGGCGAGACCGCCAACGGCAGCTGCGCGGTGCGCGCCTTCTCGGTATCGCTGGCGGCAGATGGCGAGATCTCCATCCTGATCGACGAGTCCGCCGAGGTGGGTGTCTAG
- a CDS encoding phage tail protein — protein sequence MSDQFLGEIRMFAGNFAPVGWAFCNGQLMPISQNTALFSLLGTYYGGDGKSTFALPNLIGNVPIHQGQGPGLSEHYLGEASGTESVTLLTSEIPAHTHTTQAQSNPGGVNSPTNMAWAAQRSAANYISSANVNMAADALALAGGFQPHNNMQPYLVVTFIIALQGIFPPRG from the coding sequence ATGTCCGACCAATTCCTTGGCGAGATCCGCATGTTCGCTGGGAACTTTGCCCCAGTGGGCTGGGCCTTCTGCAATGGCCAACTGATGCCGATCTCGCAAAATACTGCCTTATTTTCGCTGCTGGGCACCTACTACGGCGGCGATGGCAAGAGCACCTTCGCCCTGCCCAACCTAATCGGGAACGTGCCCATCCACCAGGGCCAGGGGCCGGGCCTCTCAGAGCACTATCTCGGCGAGGCGAGCGGCACAGAGAGCGTCACGCTGCTAACAAGCGAGATACCCGCCCACACCCACACTACCCAGGCGCAGTCAAATCCTGGCGGGGTCAACTCGCCCACCAATATGGCGTGGGCGGCCCAGCGCAGCGCGGCAAACTACATCAGCAGCGCAAACGTGAACATGGCCGCCGACGCGCTGGCGCTCGCCGGCGGCTTCCAGCCCCATAACAACATGCAGCCATACCTTGTGGTGACCTTCATCATCGCGCTGCAGGGCATCTTCCCGCCACGAGGCTAG
- a CDS encoding molybdopterin oxidoreductase produces the protein MGAFMSEGTPVLLQAIVTFEGRGLASPTPLDLRYRVPKGRTAGMLYFRAGSTVSGLVNISVLRDGKLMRYFPIAPNSAIHISLAIVEEIASGSLIEIHAAGEGSGTLVLDIGYLEV, from the coding sequence ATGGGCGCATTCATGAGCGAGGGCACCCCGGTGCTGCTGCAGGCCATCGTCACCTTCGAGGGGCGCGGCCTCGCCAGCCCCACGCCGCTTGATCTCCGCTACCGCGTGCCGAAGGGCCGCACCGCTGGCATGCTCTACTTCCGGGCGGGCAGCACGGTATCGGGCCTGGTCAATATCTCGGTGCTGCGCGACGGCAAGCTGATGCGCTACTTCCCCATCGCGCCCAACAGCGCTATCCACATCTCGCTCGCTATCGTCGAAGAGATCGCCAGCGGCTCGCTGATCGAGATCCACGCGGCGGGTGAAGGTTCCGGGACGCTTGTTCTTGATATCGGGTATCTGGAGGTCTAG
- a CDS encoding GNAT family N-acetyltransferase has translation MSTPAFTLRPIVSGDTPFLQQLYASTRDDLALVPHWTEQQKQLFCHMQFSAQHHHYMQHFPHASYSVVEVGGQPVGRWYVDPRDGALHVLDVALLPAWRRRGIGGQLMRGLMDTAAANGMRVSLYVYAEGNPARRFYRRLGFVEGKLDGMHMFMDWAPQEKE, from the coding sequence ATGAGCACACCAGCATTCACCCTGCGGCCCATCGTATCAGGCGACACGCCCTTTCTGCAGCAGCTCTACGCCAGCACCCGCGATGATCTAGCGCTGGTGCCGCACTGGACTGAGCAGCAGAAGCAGCTGTTCTGCCACATGCAGTTCAGCGCCCAGCACCATCACTACATGCAGCACTTCCCCCACGCCAGCTATAGCGTCGTGGAGGTGGGCGGGCAGCCGGTGGGGCGCTGGTATGTGGACCCGCGCGACGGCGCGCTGCACGTGCTGGATGTGGCCCTCCTGCCCGCGTGGCGCAGGCGCGGCATCGGCGGGCAGCTGATGCGCGGCCTGATGGATACGGCGGCGGCCAACGGCATGCGAGTGAGCCTGTATGTCTACGCCGAGGGCAACCCGGCGCGGCGCTTCTACCGGCGGCTGGGCTTTGTAGAGGGGAAGCTAGACGGCATGCACATGTTTATGGACTGGGCACCGCAGGAGAAGGAGTAG
- a CDS encoding helix-turn-helix transcriptional regulator, translating to MARFRHNDHQINTTLVQLCSGMRIERIQRFDQHAILPELTPWNHWRMRITLGGTRYLTYQQQRSTLAPNTICWSGPLKDPARASWLPGTSSDVVDVTWSHASWRSFLLTHPQFAELNAAPLGGGGFYLQHAPPQLLHVLRQMIALTERDPVPEAALANQAALLVDVLARLQFATPRRVDEEQRRRVERAQSVMAECMANPMNIAKIAESLSVSPRQLQRDFLTYTGLSPLRFFNLMRLSEANFLLAETALPVSTIATSLGYVSVTHFSTAFRQIYHCSPREVRRELRSA from the coding sequence ATGGCTCGCTTTCGTCATAATGATCACCAGATCAACACCACGCTGGTGCAGCTGTGCAGCGGGATGCGCATCGAGCGGATCCAGCGCTTCGATCAGCACGCCATTCTACCCGAGCTGACGCCCTGGAACCACTGGCGCATGCGCATCACGCTGGGCGGCACGCGCTATCTCACCTACCAGCAGCAGCGCTCGACGCTCGCGCCGAACACGATCTGCTGGAGCGGCCCGCTGAAAGATCCGGCCCGCGCATCCTGGCTGCCTGGCACTAGCTCGGATGTGGTGGATGTGACATGGTCGCACGCCAGCTGGCGCAGCTTTCTGCTCACCCACCCGCAGTTTGCCGAGCTGAACGCCGCGCCGCTGGGCGGCGGGGGATTCTACCTGCAGCACGCCCCGCCGCAGCTGCTGCACGTGCTGCGCCAGATGATCGCGCTCACCGAGCGCGACCCGGTGCCCGAGGCGGCGCTGGCCAACCAGGCGGCGCTGCTGGTGGATGTGCTGGCCCGGCTGCAGTTCGCCACCCCCCGCCGGGTCGACGAGGAGCAGCGGCGGCGGGTCGAGCGCGCCCAATCGGTGATGGCCGAGTGCATGGCCAACCCCATGAACATCGCCAAGATCGCCGAGTCGCTGAGCGTCAGCCCGCGCCAGCTCCAGCGTGATTTTCTGACCTACACTGGCCTCTCGCCGCTGCGCTTCTTCAACCTCATGCGGCTCAGCGAGGCCAACTTCCTGCTGGCCGAGACGGCCCTGCCGGTCTCGACCATCGCCACGTCGCTCGGCTATGTGAGCGTGACCCACTTCAGCACCGCGTTCCGCCAGATCTACCACTGCTCGCCCCGCGAGGTTCGCCGCGAGCTGCGCAGCGCCTAG
- a CDS encoding ABC transporter substrate-binding protein, with protein sequence MDKTLTIGVLTPPTARSPIGERVLAGIRSLGAQIDHAELPPGHAPAVQHAERLLAHGGADILVGVLHAGLTAEVAEICQRHGRLLIAISLGENIARYPELHPYCFQITLGLWQGQWALGSWAAQKLGRRCASVLDFYHSGYDACAAFQTAFAQAGGSAQGTLLVHTPTGGWDADQARRMIASASPDMIYAGLRGGAARDFLRFYAEEELSIPLVGTPSLALAARSLGIAAATAAGWPAECEPWAALGQQAAQLVTIGMAAADGDPQQIQQIGLAMAEARWEGPLGQARMEPRTQCAEPPLLLWAGNDAHQRLAGPAEVSAALAELRDGPRSGWLDSYESFEN encoded by the coding sequence ATGGATAAAACGCTCACCATCGGCGTGCTGACGCCGCCAACCGCAAGATCGCCGATCGGCGAACGGGTGCTTGCTGGCATCCGCAGCCTGGGCGCGCAGATCGACCACGCCGAGCTGCCGCCGGGGCACGCCCCCGCCGTGCAGCATGCCGAGCGTCTGCTGGCGCATGGCGGTGCCGACATCCTGGTGGGCGTGCTGCACGCCGGCCTCACCGCCGAGGTGGCCGAGATCTGCCAGCGGCACGGGCGGCTGCTGATCGCCATCTCGCTGGGCGAGAATATCGCCCGCTACCCCGAGCTGCACCCATACTGCTTCCAGATCACGCTGGGCCTGTGGCAGGGCCAGTGGGCGCTGGGCAGCTGGGCGGCGCAGAAGCTCGGGCGGCGCTGCGCCAGCGTGCTGGATTTCTACCACAGCGGGTACGACGCCTGCGCCGCCTTCCAGACGGCCTTCGCGCAGGCGGGCGGCAGCGCGCAGGGCACCCTGCTGGTGCACACGCCAACCGGCGGCTGGGATGCCGACCAGGCCCGCCGCATGATCGCCAGCGCCAGCCCCGACATGATCTACGCGGGGCTGCGCGGCGGTGCCGCGCGCGACTTCCTGCGCTTCTACGCCGAAGAGGAGCTGAGCATCCCGCTGGTCGGCACGCCGAGCCTGGCGCTGGCCGCCCGCTCGCTCGGCATCGCCGCCGCCACCGCCGCAGGCTGGCCCGCCGAGTGCGAGCCGTGGGCTGCGCTCGGGCAGCAGGCCGCCCAGCTGGTGACGATCGGCATGGCGGCGGCGGATGGCGACCCTCAGCAGATCCAGCAGATCGGGCTGGCCATGGCGGAAGCGCGCTGGGAAGGCCCGCTGGGGCAGGCGCGCATGGAGCCGCGCACCCAGTGCGCCGAGCCGCCGCTGCTGCTCTGGGCGGGCAATGATGCGCACCAGCGGCTCGCTGGGCCAGCCGAGGTATCAGCTGCCCTGGCCGAGCTGCGCGACGGCCCGCGCTCGGGATGGCTGGATAGCTACGAGAGCTTCGAGAACTAG